A genomic stretch from Erwinia sp. E_sp_B01_1 includes:
- a CDS encoding KGG domain-containing protein produces MTGQRGGAGNFADDKEKASAAGKKGGQSSEKNAKSDTGKSSQSDKKEGGKSGGSFKDNPEKAAEAGRKGGKK; encoded by the coding sequence ATGACTGGCCAACGCGGCGGAGCAGGAAATTTTGCAGACGACAAAGAAAAAGCGTCTGCAGCAGGAAAAAAAGGCGGACAGAGCAGCGAAAAAAATGCCAAAAGCGATACCGGAAAGAGTTCTCAATCAGATAAGAAGGAGGGAGGAAAGAGTGGAGGAAGCTTTAAAGATAATCCCGAAAAAGCGGCTGAAGCTGGCCGTAAAGGTGGAAAGAAATAG
- a CDS encoding MBL fold metallo-hydrolase has product MKVHHLNCGCMCPYGGALYDGFSKGLKAHLVCHCLLIETASHGLVLVDTGFGSEDLRPAGSRIATFFKIMNNIQYDRSLTALSQIQALGFNASDVRHIILTHLDFDHAGGLSDFPQAQIHLMQREIDTSRQRHSWLTRSRYRPGQWGATSGWVGYQAAGEKWFGFDAVTALKGLPPEIVMIPLAGHTLGHAGIAIQTSTGWLLHGGDAWFYRGEKEADNHHCTPGLRFYQWMMAMDNQARRRNQQRLRELSGQHGAEIALFCSHDALELKQMASLHPFSSAGSNQGQ; this is encoded by the coding sequence GTGAAAGTACACCATCTCAATTGTGGCTGTATGTGCCCCTATGGCGGGGCGTTATATGACGGGTTCAGTAAAGGCCTTAAAGCTCATCTGGTCTGTCACTGCCTGCTTATTGAAACAGCGAGCCACGGCCTGGTACTGGTCGATACGGGATTTGGCAGTGAAGATCTCAGACCCGCCGGGAGTCGAATCGCGACGTTCTTTAAGATAATGAATAATATTCAGTACGATCGCTCACTGACCGCTTTATCACAGATTCAGGCACTGGGGTTCAACGCCTCTGACGTGCGGCATATTATTCTGACTCATCTCGATTTTGATCATGCCGGGGGCCTCAGCGATTTCCCGCAGGCGCAAATTCATCTTATGCAGCGCGAAATTGATACCTCCCGGCAGCGTCATAGCTGGCTTACGCGTTCACGCTATCGGCCGGGCCAGTGGGGAGCCACATCAGGCTGGGTGGGATATCAGGCTGCCGGTGAAAAATGGTTCGGTTTTGATGCGGTCACGGCGTTAAAAGGGCTGCCCCCTGAAATAGTTATGATCCCTCTGGCTGGGCATACTCTGGGCCATGCAGGTATCGCCATCCAGACCAGTACCGGCTGGCTGCTTCATGGTGGCGACGCCTGGTTTTATCGCGGTGAAAAAGAGGCGGACAACCATCATTGCACCCCCGGGCTGCGCTTTTATCAGTGGATGATGGCAATGGATAACCAGGCCAGAAGGCGTAACCAGCAACGTCTGCGTGAACTCTCCGGGCAGCATGGTGCTGAGATCGCGCTTTTTTGCAGTCATGATGCTCTGGAGTTAAAACAGATGGCCTCTCTTCATCCCTTTTCATCCGCTGGCTCAAATCAGGGTCAGTAA
- a CDS encoding SDR family oxidoreductase, which produces MSSNNDILASQNSISPADYPKPPFDRQKQPFPGLASKLVPRPDHGETSYKGSGRLQGRKALITGGDSGIGRAAAIAFAREGADVAINYLPEEEEDAREVIELIRAEGRKAVAIPGDIREEAFCQQLVRQAGEELGGMDILVNNAGRQQFRESIRDLSTEDFDATFKTNVYAMFWITKAALDLLPRGASIINTSSVQAYQPSETLLDYAQTKACIAAFTKSLAQQLAPEGIRVNAIAPGPYWTVLQACGGQPQEKLEQFGAQAPLGRPGQPAEIAALYVTLASSETSYCSGQVWCSDGGTGTL; this is translated from the coding sequence ATGAGCAGCAACAATGATATTCTGGCTTCGCAAAACAGCATTTCACCAGCAGATTATCCAAAGCCACCATTCGACCGACAGAAGCAGCCGTTCCCCGGTCTTGCGTCAAAACTGGTTCCCCGTCCGGATCATGGTGAAACCTCTTACAAGGGCAGCGGTCGTCTGCAGGGGCGGAAGGCCCTGATTACCGGCGGTGACTCAGGGATTGGTCGGGCAGCGGCTATAGCGTTCGCCCGTGAAGGGGCTGACGTTGCCATTAATTACCTGCCTGAAGAGGAAGAAGATGCCCGTGAAGTGATTGAGCTTATTCGCGCTGAAGGGCGCAAGGCCGTAGCCATCCCGGGTGATATTCGTGAGGAAGCTTTTTGTCAGCAGCTCGTCAGACAAGCTGGGGAAGAACTCGGCGGGATGGACATCCTGGTGAATAATGCCGGTCGTCAGCAGTTCCGGGAGTCGATAAGAGACCTCTCTACTGAAGATTTTGATGCCACCTTCAAAACAAACGTTTATGCCATGTTCTGGATCACCAAGGCCGCGCTGGACCTGCTGCCCCGCGGTGCATCAATCATCAACACCTCTTCTGTACAAGCCTACCAGCCCAGTGAAACGCTGCTGGATTATGCCCAGACCAAAGCCTGTATTGCCGCTTTTACCAAATCGCTGGCCCAACAACTGGCACCTGAAGGGATCCGTGTTAATGCCATAGCCCCCGGGCCTTACTGGACGGTATTGCAGGCCTGTGGCGGTCAACCCCAGGAGAAGCTGGAGCAATTTGGCGCTCAGGCACCGCTGGGCCGTCCTGGTCAACCGGCCGAGATAGCCGCGCTCTACGTAACCCTGGCTTCCAGTGAAACCAGCTACTGTTCCGGCCAGGTTTGGTGCTCTGACGGCGGCACGGGTACGTTGTAA
- a CDS encoding zinc-dependent alcohol dehydrogenase — protein sequence MKALTYHGPHKVSVDTMPDPTIEASDDIILRVTATAICGSDLHLFRGKIPGTGHGDIFGHEFMGEVVEAGRDVTAVAKGDRVVIPFVIACGDCFFCHLSQYAACENTNSGRGAILNKKNITPPAALFGFSKLYGGIPGGQAEYVRVPKANTGPFKVPDFLPDEKVLFLSDILPTAWQAVKNAEVKQGSSVAIFGAGPVGLLSAACARLAGAEQIFMIDHNDYRLEFARQCYGVIPINFDQNDDPAAWIIDNTTGHRGVDAVIDAVGFEAKGSLTETVLSTLKIEGSSGKALRQCIAAVRRGGIVSVPGVYAGFIHGFLFGDAFDKGLTFKMGQTHVHAYLPELLALIESGHLKPEEIVTHHLPLSEAARGYEIFEKRQEECRKVILVPGMRSEEATF from the coding sequence ATGAAAGCCTTAACCTATCATGGCCCACATAAAGTCAGCGTCGATACGATGCCCGATCCCACTATTGAAGCCTCAGACGATATCATTCTCCGCGTCACCGCCACGGCCATTTGTGGCTCAGATCTGCATCTTTTTCGTGGAAAAATCCCGGGCACCGGCCACGGCGATATCTTTGGCCATGAGTTTATGGGCGAAGTGGTGGAAGCGGGTCGTGACGTGACCGCAGTCGCCAAAGGCGATCGGGTCGTTATCCCTTTTGTAATAGCCTGCGGTGACTGTTTCTTCTGCCATCTCAGCCAGTACGCCGCCTGCGAAAACACCAACAGCGGCAGAGGGGCTATCCTTAACAAAAAAAATATCACCCCACCGGCCGCGCTCTTTGGCTTCAGTAAACTCTATGGTGGGATACCGGGCGGGCAGGCGGAATATGTCCGGGTGCCGAAAGCCAACACCGGCCCCTTTAAAGTGCCCGATTTCCTGCCTGATGAAAAAGTCCTGTTCCTTTCCGATATTCTCCCCACCGCGTGGCAGGCCGTTAAAAACGCGGAGGTGAAGCAGGGCTCCAGCGTGGCGATTTTTGGTGCGGGTCCGGTCGGTCTTTTGAGTGCAGCCTGTGCCCGGCTGGCCGGTGCAGAGCAGATTTTCATGATTGACCACAATGACTACCGGCTGGAATTTGCCCGCCAGTGCTACGGCGTCATCCCCATTAATTTTGACCAGAATGACGATCCTGCTGCCTGGATTATCGACAATACAACCGGACACCGTGGCGTGGATGCGGTAATTGATGCGGTAGGATTTGAAGCGAAAGGCAGCCTGACGGAGACCGTATTAAGCACGCTGAAAATAGAGGGAAGCAGCGGTAAGGCCCTGCGTCAGTGCATTGCCGCGGTAAGGCGTGGGGGCATCGTTAGCGTGCCGGGCGTTTATGCCGGCTTTATTCATGGATTCCTGTTTGGTGATGCTTTCGATAAAGGGCTGACGTTCAAAATGGGCCAGACGCATGTGCATGCTTATCTGCCGGAGTTACTGGCACTGATCGAAAGTGGCCATCTTAAACCGGAAGAGATCGTTACCCACCACCTGCCGCTGTCGGAAGCCGCGCGCGGGTATGAAATCTTCGAAAAGCGCCAGGAAGAGTGCCGTAAAGTCATTCTGGTACCGGGTATGCGGTCTGAAGAAGCGACATTCTGA
- a CDS encoding acyltransferase family protein, which produces MNSRLNGLDLLRSVIMIFGPTFHASMLYSGAWGFDYQLQRNESVVDLLNLTHPFRMGLFFIISGFFSALIITKKGPQHFVESRKKKLIKPTLLAGLITLPLIALEMYFLFEDTDLSDYLSYKHLWFLVVLCQLSLLLMSSPARITRGISGLAQHLNRWSWIGIFALFAAVNCACVVISKVASNTLPSLILDLTELINLIQYTPYFFTGMILYFLNKDISARSALALSAIYFIWYLCSVIFEGQMKLALSLSRVVAVLAMCLAIFYTFKNLKIKDSPAISALSKLALPFYLTHLPILIFLGWVWSESALSKDPVLFLTYAVLLNIVLSFLLSMLIKKSHSMSRLLGLA; this is translated from the coding sequence ATGAACAGCAGGCTTAACGGTCTTGATCTTTTACGATCTGTTATTATGATCTTTGGTCCCACCTTCCATGCATCTATGCTCTATAGCGGAGCGTGGGGATTTGACTACCAGCTGCAACGAAACGAATCTGTAGTTGATCTTCTCAATCTCACGCACCCTTTCAGAATGGGATTGTTTTTTATTATCTCCGGCTTTTTTTCCGCTTTAATTATCACTAAAAAAGGCCCACAACATTTTGTCGAAAGCAGAAAGAAAAAACTGATTAAGCCAACGCTGCTTGCAGGTTTAATTACGTTGCCCCTGATTGCATTAGAAATGTATTTTTTGTTCGAAGACACCGATCTGTCTGATTACCTGAGCTACAAGCACCTGTGGTTCCTGGTGGTGCTCTGCCAGTTAAGCCTGCTGCTGATGTCTTCCCCTGCCAGGATAACACGAGGCATATCGGGGCTGGCTCAGCACCTTAACCGGTGGAGCTGGATCGGCATCTTCGCTCTTTTTGCGGCAGTAAACTGTGCATGCGTGGTGATAAGCAAAGTAGCGAGTAATACTCTGCCATCCCTGATACTGGATCTGACCGAGTTAATTAATCTTATCCAGTACACGCCTTACTTTTTTACTGGTATGATTTTGTACTTTCTTAATAAAGATATTTCTGCACGAAGTGCTCTGGCGTTATCTGCGATCTATTTTATCTGGTACCTTTGCAGCGTTATTTTTGAAGGTCAGATGAAATTAGCGTTAAGCCTGAGCAGGGTGGTGGCAGTTCTGGCCATGTGCCTGGCTATTTTTTACACCTTCAAAAATCTTAAAATAAAAGACAGCCCTGCCATATCAGCCTTATCGAAGCTGGCGTTGCCTTTCTATTTAACGCATCTGCCGATTCTAATTTTTTTAGGGTGGGTCTGGAGTGAAAGTGCTTTATCAAAGGATCCCGTGCTCTTTTTAACCTACGCGGTGCTGCTCAATATAGTGCTGAGTTTCTTACTCTCGATGCTGATCAAAAAAAGCCACTCCATGTCACGCCTGTTGGGACTGGCCTAG
- a CDS encoding sulfonate ABC transporter substrate-binding protein, producing the protein MKKVLLSGLIAAVLSGSITPAMAEDAPKTVNIGFQKANIFALLKYRGTLDAEFKKQGISVRWVEFPAGPQMLEGLNVGSIDLAATGDAPPTFAQAAQADLVYLAHSPANPETEAIVVPENSPIHNVADLKGKRVALNKGSDVNYLLVSALEKAGLSYKDITPVYLPPADARAAFQRGAVDAWVIWDPYYAEVETNAKARLVKNAEGLVPHYTFYLASRKFADTYPQTAKQVVDQLGTLSDWANKNPAEAARILSASTGLPQPIWQHALDRMPFGAERMTPEVFSEQQKLADKFTQIGLLPVKVNVSSATWSLDKQQLK; encoded by the coding sequence ATGAAAAAGGTTCTGCTTAGCGGCCTGATTGCCGCTGTACTCTCCGGTTCCATCACACCTGCAATGGCCGAAGACGCGCCAAAAACCGTGAATATTGGTTTTCAGAAAGCCAATATTTTTGCGTTACTGAAGTATCGGGGGACGCTGGATGCGGAGTTCAAAAAACAGGGAATTTCCGTGCGCTGGGTGGAATTTCCCGCCGGGCCGCAGATGCTGGAAGGACTGAATGTCGGCAGTATTGATTTAGCCGCCACCGGTGACGCACCACCGACTTTTGCTCAGGCTGCGCAGGCCGATCTGGTCTATCTGGCGCACTCTCCGGCGAACCCTGAAACCGAAGCGATTGTGGTGCCAGAAAACTCACCCATCCATAACGTGGCCGATCTCAAAGGTAAACGTGTGGCGTTGAATAAAGGCTCGGACGTCAATTACCTGCTGGTCAGCGCGCTGGAAAAGGCCGGGCTGAGTTACAAAGATATCACCCCCGTCTATCTCCCCCCTGCTGATGCCCGTGCCGCTTTCCAGCGTGGCGCGGTGGATGCCTGGGTAATCTGGGACCCCTACTACGCGGAGGTGGAAACCAATGCCAAAGCTCGCCTGGTGAAAAACGCCGAAGGTCTGGTCCCGCACTACACCTTCTATCTGGCGAGCCGCAAATTTGCCGATACTTATCCGCAGACGGCTAAACAGGTTGTTGATCAGCTCGGCACGCTGAGTGACTGGGCCAACAAAAACCCGGCTGAAGCTGCCAGAATCTTATCCGCATCGACCGGACTGCCGCAGCCAATCTGGCAACATGCGCTGGATCGTATGCCGTTTGGGGCGGAAAGAATGACGCCGGAAGTGTTCAGCGAGCAGCAAAAGCTGGCGGATAAGTTTACCCAGATCGGCCTGCTGCCGGTAAAAGTGAACGTCAGCAGTGCAACCTGGTCGCTGGATAAGCAACAGCTAAAATAG
- a CDS encoding amino acid ABC transporter ATP-binding protein: protein MSEAIELYPQHASVHSTSRHPHPDTEARQGRIEISNISKRYGSFTALDDVSLTIEPGTVTVILGPSGSGKSTLLRTINHLERVDEGFIQIDGDYVGYRRKGDQLYELKERAILKQRIQVGYVFQNFNLFPHMTVLENIIEAPVVHGLLTRKQAIERAYALLETVGLREKVHAWPRELSGGQQQRIAIARALALNPKVMLFDEPTSALDPELVGEVLEVINKLARSGVTLVVVTHEIGFARQVADRVVFMVDGKVVESGSAEEVLSRPAHQRTRRFLERVL from the coding sequence ATGTCCGAAGCCATTGAACTGTATCCACAGCATGCCTCTGTTCACAGCACCTCCCGGCATCCGCATCCGGATACCGAAGCCCGTCAGGGACGGATTGAAATCAGCAACATCAGCAAGCGTTATGGCAGTTTTACCGCGCTGGACGATGTCAGCCTGACCATTGAGCCAGGCACGGTCACGGTGATCCTGGGGCCTTCCGGCTCAGGGAAATCCACCCTGTTGAGAACCATCAATCACCTTGAACGCGTGGATGAGGGGTTTATCCAGATTGATGGCGACTATGTGGGTTACCGGCGCAAAGGTGACCAGCTGTATGAGTTAAAAGAGCGCGCCATTCTTAAACAGCGCATTCAGGTGGGCTATGTCTTCCAGAACTTTAACCTGTTCCCCCATATGACCGTGCTTGAGAACATTATTGAAGCGCCGGTGGTTCATGGTTTGCTGACCCGAAAACAGGCCATTGAGCGGGCTTATGCGCTGCTGGAAACCGTAGGGCTGCGCGAGAAAGTGCACGCCTGGCCGCGCGAACTCTCAGGGGGCCAGCAGCAGCGGATTGCCATCGCCCGTGCGCTGGCGCTTAATCCTAAAGTGATGCTGTTTGATGAGCCGACCTCAGCATTGGATCCCGAACTGGTGGGTGAAGTGCTGGAGGTGATCAATAAGCTGGCCCGCTCCGGGGTGACGCTGGTGGTGGTCACGCACGAGATAGGCTTTGCCCGGCAGGTGGCCGACCGTGTGGTGTTTATGGTCGATGGAAAAGTTGTGGAATCTGGCAGCGCTGAAGAGGTTCTCAGCCGCCCTGCCCATCAACGCACGCGCCGTTTTCTGGAGCGGGTTCTCTGA
- a CDS encoding amino acid ABC transporter permease, protein MSHLSSPEAGHPRLKVVPARYPFRLAGALFSLFILLGIIESVATNARWEWGVFAHYFFDPAILSGLGKTLLLTLLGTLFGTLIGTALALARLSQSWLLNALAWGYIWLFRSLPLLLVLIILYNFSYLYDSLSLGIPFTSVTFFSHATTDLLDQFSVAVLGLSLVQGAYTAEIIRGGIAGVEQGQHEAAAALGLPPHRRTFRIILPQALRAILPTGFNEVISLAKGTSIVYVLSMPELFYTVQVLYNRTQQVIPLLMVASIWYLLITTVLSILQHYVERYFSRGVVRQSSPRRFTLFRRAARA, encoded by the coding sequence ATGAGCCACCTTTCCTCCCCAGAGGCCGGGCACCCCCGGCTGAAAGTGGTGCCCGCCCGCTATCCATTTCGGCTCGCCGGGGCGCTGTTCTCGCTGTTTATCCTGCTGGGGATTATTGAGTCTGTCGCCACCAATGCCCGCTGGGAATGGGGCGTATTTGCCCACTATTTCTTTGACCCGGCGATCCTGAGCGGCCTGGGGAAAACCCTGTTGTTGACGCTGCTGGGCACCCTTTTTGGCACCCTGATCGGCACTGCTCTGGCCCTCGCCCGCCTGTCCCAATCCTGGCTGCTGAATGCGCTGGCCTGGGGCTATATCTGGCTGTTCCGTTCCCTGCCGTTACTGCTGGTGCTGATCATCCTTTATAACTTCTCTTACCTTTATGACTCGCTCTCTCTGGGCATTCCGTTCACGTCCGTGACCTTTTTCAGTCATGCCACTACCGACCTGCTGGATCAGTTTTCGGTCGCCGTGCTGGGGCTGTCGCTGGTGCAGGGTGCTTACACAGCAGAAATCATCCGTGGCGGCATTGCAGGCGTTGAACAGGGGCAGCATGAAGCGGCAGCGGCGCTTGGTCTGCCACCGCATCGCAGGACGTTTCGCATCATCCTGCCGCAGGCGCTACGTGCGATCCTGCCCACCGGCTTTAATGAAGTGATCAGCCTCGCTAAAGGCACCTCGATTGTGTATGTGCTGTCGATGCCGGAACTCTTTTACACCGTGCAGGTGCTCTATAACCGTACCCAGCAGGTGATCCCCCTGCTGATGGTCGCCAGCATCTGGTATCTGCTGATCACCACCGTACTTTCCATTCTGCAGCACTATGTGGAACGTTACTTTTCCCGTGGTGTGGTGCGCCAGTCTTCCCCTCGCCGCTTTACCCTGTTTCGCCGCGCGGCGCGTGCCTGA
- a CDS encoding GNAT family N-acetyltransferase → MSEDIFIHTRPDDPLIEPILDGLFAEYRDRYGDYFGHQEEEPLGLYAPPQGAFIVLLRHETPIAMGAFKRYDAETAELKRIWTHRSMRRQGLAQRVLLELERLALLQGYQQLFLTTGFRQPEAVRLYLSHGYQPQFDTSLDPEHYSRPPFDGRLPFTKTLTINSPVKCSA, encoded by the coding sequence ATGAGCGAAGATATCTTTATTCATACCCGCCCCGACGATCCCCTGATTGAGCCCATTCTTGACGGCCTGTTTGCCGAGTACCGGGATCGTTATGGCGACTATTTCGGGCATCAGGAAGAGGAGCCGCTGGGGCTTTATGCCCCGCCACAGGGGGCGTTTATCGTGCTGCTGAGGCACGAGACGCCAATCGCTATGGGGGCTTTTAAGCGTTACGACGCTGAAACCGCCGAGTTGAAGCGGATCTGGACTCACCGCTCCATGCGCCGTCAGGGACTTGCTCAGAGGGTGCTGCTGGAGCTGGAGCGGCTGGCGCTGCTTCAGGGTTATCAGCAACTTTTTCTGACCACCGGTTTTCGTCAGCCAGAGGCCGTGAGGCTCTATCTCTCTCACGGGTATCAGCCGCAGTTCGATACCTCACTGGATCCTGAGCATTATTCCCGGCCCCCTTTTGATGGCCGGTTACCCTTTACCAAAACCCTGACCATTAACAGCCCTGTGAAATGCAGCGCCTGA
- a CDS encoding ABC transporter substrate-binding protein, with protein MMNSTGFTPLALLLALAGTAQAAPGIDLIANETPVHAPKSDKAAALIPAGFKFVEPGTLTVATAVLGSAPPFGLFARDNKTVIGSEADIARLVADGLGLKLKIVPSSWEDWPLGVASGKYDAAIYNITVTKERKARFDFATYRQDTLGFYVKSTSKITKIDSAADIAGKRIIVGSGTNQEAILLEWDKQNQAKGLPPLQPLYVTDDAASTLAIQSGRADATFGPNVTGAYKAKLTGTTRLVGVVAGGWPKTANIAVTLKKDNGLVNAVQASLDSAIASGSYLQVLDRWGESVEKIAQSQINPPGLGD; from the coding sequence ATGATGAATAGCACAGGTTTCACCCCGCTCGCGCTGTTGCTGGCCCTCGCTGGCACGGCACAGGCCGCGCCGGGCATCGATTTAATAGCGAATGAGACACCGGTTCATGCACCGAAGAGTGACAAAGCAGCGGCGTTAATCCCGGCTGGATTTAAATTTGTCGAGCCCGGAACACTCACTGTCGCTACCGCCGTATTAGGCAGCGCACCGCCTTTTGGTCTGTTTGCCAGAGACAATAAAACGGTGATTGGCAGTGAAGCGGATATTGCCCGTCTGGTAGCTGACGGACTGGGGCTGAAATTAAAAATCGTCCCTTCATCCTGGGAGGACTGGCCTCTTGGCGTGGCTTCCGGAAAATATGATGCGGCAATTTACAATATTACCGTCACTAAAGAGCGTAAGGCGCGTTTTGACTTTGCCACCTACCGCCAGGACACGCTGGGCTTCTACGTGAAATCCACCAGCAAAATCACCAAAATTGATTCGGCAGCGGATATTGCCGGTAAGCGCATCATTGTCGGTTCCGGCACCAATCAGGAAGCGATCCTGCTGGAGTGGGACAAACAGAATCAGGCTAAAGGCTTGCCGCCGCTGCAACCGCTCTATGTGACGGACGATGCGGCCTCCACGCTGGCAATCCAGTCTGGCCGCGCAGATGCCACCTTCGGCCCTAACGTTACCGGAGCTTATAAAGCCAAACTGACCGGCACCACCCGGCTGGTCGGCGTGGTAGCCGGTGGCTGGCCTAAAACCGCCAACATTGCCGTGACCCTGAAAAAAGATAACGGGCTGGTGAATGCCGTGCAGGCCTCACTGGACAGCGCTATCGCCAGCGGCAGCTATCTGCAGGTGCTGGATCGCTGGGGAGAAAGCGTGGAGAAAATTGCCCAATCCCAGATTAACCCGCCGGGCCTCGGCGACTGA
- a CDS encoding LLM class flavin-dependent oxidoreductase, whose amino-acid sequence MPYQLSLLDQSPLAEGQTPEQALVATLNFAREAERLGYHRLWVSEHHNSDRLAGSSPEVLIAWLLAQTSRLRIGSGGVMLQHYSPYKVAENFHLLASLAPGRVDLGVGKAPGGLPLSTQALRGSSGGQRDDFAGQLAQLTHYLNPTEPDPQGLEARALPAPTQPPQRFLLGASKESAKLAATLGWHFVFAGFIATSEEVMTESVLAYHEYASGQGKAVISLAALAAETQEEAASLVAEQHNYRVILGEKHVTVGTPEQAEAFVRQSGASDARIEKQALSVLHGTASQVHQRLASLHQRLNVSEFILHTPLVDPELRLRSIALLANQQ is encoded by the coding sequence ATGCCATACCAACTGAGCTTATTAGATCAAAGTCCCCTGGCTGAGGGGCAGACGCCGGAGCAGGCGCTGGTAGCCACGCTGAATTTTGCCCGTGAGGCAGAGCGGTTGGGGTATCACCGGCTTTGGGTCTCTGAGCATCACAACAGCGACCGGCTGGCAGGCAGCTCCCCGGAGGTGCTGATTGCCTGGCTGCTGGCCCAGACCAGCAGGCTGCGGATCGGTTCGGGCGGCGTGATGCTCCAGCATTACAGCCCTTATAAAGTGGCGGAGAATTTCCATCTGCTGGCCTCCCTGGCACCCGGCCGTGTGGATCTTGGCGTCGGCAAGGCGCCTGGCGGTCTGCCTCTCTCCACTCAGGCCTTGCGGGGTTCGTCAGGCGGACAACGGGATGATTTTGCCGGGCAACTTGCTCAACTTACCCACTATCTGAACCCGACAGAGCCCGATCCACAGGGTCTGGAAGCCCGTGCCTTACCGGCGCCCACTCAGCCGCCACAGCGATTTTTACTGGGTGCCAGTAAAGAGAGCGCAAAGCTGGCGGCAACCCTGGGCTGGCACTTCGTGTTCGCCGGATTTATTGCCACCTCTGAAGAGGTGATGACCGAATCCGTACTGGCCTACCATGAGTACGCCAGCGGGCAGGGCAAGGCCGTGATAAGCCTGGCTGCGCTGGCCGCAGAGACTCAGGAAGAGGCGGCATCGCTGGTCGCTGAACAGCATAACTACCGCGTGATCCTGGGCGAAAAGCACGTCACCGTGGGCACTCCTGAACAGGCTGAAGCTTTTGTACGTCAGTCCGGTGCCAGCGATGCACGGATAGAAAAGCAGGCGCTGAGCGTCCTGCACGGCACCGCCAGCCAGGTCCATCAACGTCTGGCTTCCCTGCACCAGCGTCTGAACGTCAGCGAATTTATTCTGCATACGCCTCTGGTCGATCCTGAGCTGCGTCTGCGTTCGATTGCATTGCTGGCCAACCAGCAGTAA